A window of Leisingera sp. S132 contains these coding sequences:
- the icmH gene encoding type IVB secretion system protein IcmH/DotU yields the protein MADYDDPFAEPGDTDKTVIKPNPGGRRPATPMQQPEVPQQTQPVQDQPADPDLDAYGVPQAAAPRPQAAPGGAKAPKMALTGMNQLTACASTLFALISRIRNRAQHMDPDGLRKNVVAEVRAFENRALQAGIAAQTVKVARYALCATLDDVVLNTPWGGQSAWGLQSMVATFHREVVGGDRFYDLLARLEKEPGNNIDMLEFLYMCLSLGFEGRLRVEQGGSEKHLQIRGALARIIRNQRGPVERDLSPHWEGIVKPFKALSVWRLVWITMAATCAILALQFLGLSWMLSNQTENVVGQLTIVDSGPKAELERRAPPPPPPPLAPTTEEQVAKVAGFLEPEIKEGIVQVFQKGNTLIIRLTGSGMFGSGSDQLSKAFRNPVNRVAEALNDEKGKIIVAGHSDNVPIRSSRFPSNMALSLARAKSVMAGMAAVMKDPDRLSAEGRADKEPIADNSTRAGRAKNRRIEILLVQEVEG from the coding sequence ATGGCTGATTATGACGATCCCTTTGCTGAACCGGGGGATACCGACAAGACGGTGATCAAGCCGAACCCCGGCGGGCGGCGCCCGGCCACGCCGATGCAGCAGCCGGAGGTTCCGCAGCAGACCCAGCCGGTGCAGGACCAGCCCGCGGATCCGGATCTGGATGCCTATGGGGTGCCGCAGGCTGCCGCGCCCAGGCCGCAGGCTGCTCCGGGCGGGGCCAAGGCGCCGAAGATGGCGCTGACGGGGATGAACCAGCTGACCGCCTGCGCCTCGACCCTGTTTGCGCTGATTTCGCGCATCCGCAACCGGGCCCAGCACATGGACCCGGACGGGTTGCGCAAGAATGTGGTGGCAGAGGTGCGCGCGTTTGAGAACCGCGCCCTGCAGGCAGGTATTGCCGCGCAGACGGTCAAGGTTGCGCGTTACGCGCTGTGCGCGACGCTGGATGACGTGGTGCTGAACACGCCCTGGGGCGGGCAGTCTGCCTGGGGGCTGCAGTCGATGGTGGCGACCTTCCACCGCGAGGTGGTGGGCGGCGACCGGTTTTATGACCTGCTGGCGCGGCTTGAGAAAGAGCCGGGCAACAATATCGACATGCTCGAGTTCCTCTATATGTGCCTGTCGCTGGGGTTCGAGGGCCGTCTGCGGGTGGAGCAGGGCGGATCGGAAAAGCACCTGCAGATCCGAGGCGCACTGGCCCGGATCATCCGCAACCAGCGCGGCCCCGTCGAGCGCGATCTGTCGCCGCATTGGGAAGGCATCGTCAAACCGTTCAAGGCGCTGTCGGTCTGGCGGCTGGTGTGGATCACCATGGCGGCGACCTGTGCCATTCTGGCGCTGCAGTTTCTGGGTCTCAGCTGGATGCTGTCGAACCAGACCGAAAACGTGGTCGGGCAGCTGACAATCGTGGACAGCGGCCCCAAGGCAGAGCTGGAGCGGCGCGCACCGCCGCCGCCGCCGCCGCCGTTGGCGCCGACCACCGAGGAACAGGTGGCCAAGGTTGCGGGCTTCCTGGAACCTGAGATCAAGGAAGGCATCGTGCAGGTCTTCCAGAAGGGCAACACGCTCATCATCCGGCTGACAGGCTCCGGCATGTTCGGCTCCGGCTCGGACCAGCTGAGCAAGGCGTTCCGCAACCCGGTGAACCGGGTAGCCGAGGCGCTGAATGACGAAAAGGGCAAGATCATCGTGGCAGGGCATTCCGACAACGTGCCGATCCGCTCCTCCCGCTTCCCGTCCAACATGGCGCTGTCGCTGGCGCGGGCGAAATCGGTGATGGCGGGCATGGCCGCCGTGATGAAGGATCCGGACCGGCTGTCGGCGGAAGGCCGCGCCGACAAGGAACCGATTGCAGACAACAGCACCCGCGCCGGGCGGGCCAAGAACCGCAGGATCGAAATCCTGCTGGTTCAGGAGGTTGAAGGATGA
- the tagF gene encoding type VI secretion system-associated protein TagF, whose amino-acid sequence MAGFGAFGKMPSAGDFFRLNTPGGFVRVWDAWLQQVMLDGKGAYGAGFDAHYMSAPIWRFSLPAGLAGAAPVWGVMMPSVDRVGRRFPLTLVAARPAASQAGLDHRGAEPLFEGLEDLALDALEDTMTRDRLAERLASMPVPEGVQPAAMDVVMAGPLGPERLKALDPRLAGCSLWTAVLDGVPRTLACKGLPHGAVALGLFDLGAPVWAGVETA is encoded by the coding sequence ATGGCGGGGTTCGGCGCCTTTGGAAAGATGCCGTCGGCCGGGGATTTTTTCCGGCTGAACACACCCGGCGGTTTTGTGCGGGTCTGGGATGCCTGGCTGCAGCAGGTTATGCTGGATGGCAAGGGTGCCTATGGCGCGGGTTTTGACGCGCATTACATGAGTGCGCCGATCTGGCGGTTTTCCCTGCCAGCCGGTCTGGCCGGGGCAGCGCCGGTCTGGGGGGTGATGATGCCGTCCGTTGACCGGGTCGGGCGGCGGTTTCCGCTGACCTTGGTTGCCGCGAGACCCGCTGCCAGTCAAGCGGGGCTGGATCATCGGGGCGCAGAGCCGCTGTTTGAGGGGCTGGAGGATTTGGCGCTGGATGCATTGGAGGACACCATGACCAGAGACCGCTTGGCTGAACGGCTTGCATCGATGCCAGTGCCCGAGGGCGTTCAGCCGGCGGCAATGGATGTGGTGATGGCCGGGCCGCTGGGTCCGGAGCGGCTGAAGGCATTGGACCCGCGCCTGGCTGGCTGCAGCCTGTGGACTGCGGTGCTTGACGGCGTGCCCCGGACGCTGGCGTGCAAGGGGCTGCCGCATGGTGCCGTGGCTTTGGGATTGTTCGATCTTGGCGCGCCGGTGTGGGCCGGGGTTGAGACGGCATGA
- the tssM gene encoding type VI secretion system membrane subunit TssM, protein MIRRYIIPLFRSIYTVLLILAAVLSACVWYFAPFIGTDSWRPFDGVMARLIAIGVIFLLYFITVGIIFWRRRRKDKEMTEEMAEAVDTSEDDVLSEEIGELRGKFKDAMKELRKSKGGRRHLNDLPWYIMIGPPGAGKTTAIVNSGLQFPLAEKMGKAAIGGVGGTRNCDWWFTNEAVLIDTAGRYTTQESDAEADNAAWLGFLGLLKKYRKRQPINGAIIAISLSDLSLQDEITQKSHAAAVRRRLAELREKLGVRFPVYVLFTKADLIAGFQEFHDSLGKEDREQVWGFTLPLPKGKKEQPPIAGFDEEFGLLLGQINAQLLEKMQTETDHQRRALIAGFPAQVASMRRVAREFLMEVFQDNRYEQRQMLRGVYFTSGTQEGTPIDRLMLGMAQTFGIGRQAIGTGQGTGRSFFLTRLFESVMFPEAGLVSADDKVERRYRWTRRIAIAATVLVAIAMGGLWVRSYLKNTDLIAQAEGQVAAYQAAAAELPPSPVGDTDLVPVSAALNSLRDMPGNPVLADPEPEGAMTYGLYQGEVIGTQAAQTYRGALNRRLLPRLLVRLEQQIEGNMNNPDTLYEALKIYLMLGLQGPMNPDLVKEWMRLDWENIAYPGIARNQLRADLMDHLTALLSQPMEEIALNGPLIAQAQNILSEMPLAQRVYNGILNSQQATALPKWRITDVGGPSVKRVLVRSSGKPLNDGIEGIFTYDGFHNVFLPEAVSVAERVHREAWVLGEQSEAAQNEAVLLKLSRDVLDLYYNDYISRYDQILGDIDIVPLESLSHAVEVTNVLSGPTSPIVNILTDVSNETRLNEDKSLLDAGTLAAGAQNVAAIEARTNLSIQGQILLEALVGSAENAPGQAAKPPGAYVQERFQWLYDLVNRPEGQPSQLDDLMGQLQLVYQELNKMSFSGVANGGESGQALLQFQQTASRMGGPLPRWATQVSAGSSGITSEGTRASINARWQSAVLPFCEQALANRYPFNRSARADVAMADFAKLFSPNGMIDSFFNENLLKYVDTRSRPWTWKRVNDVDLGISPAVLQQMQYASEIKEAFFAGGAQPAVNFQITVNALDPKAKEVLLEIDGTKVAYNHRSGAPTPVAVTWPGSVGLARLTLLPQKRDAENVLSRDGPWAWFRLLDAAEVRRTNVSDRRRVNFRVGGRLALFELQSGSVINPFALPAMAKFSCPKSM, encoded by the coding sequence ATGATCCGCCGCTATATCATTCCCCTGTTCCGGTCGATCTACACCGTCCTGCTGATCCTGGCAGCGGTGCTGTCGGCCTGCGTGTGGTATTTTGCACCGTTCATCGGCACTGACAGCTGGCGCCCGTTTGACGGCGTGATGGCGCGGCTGATCGCCATCGGGGTGATCTTCCTGCTGTATTTCATCACCGTCGGCATCATCTTCTGGCGCCGCCGCCGCAAGGACAAGGAGATGACCGAGGAGATGGCGGAGGCCGTTGATACCTCGGAAGATGATGTCTTGTCCGAGGAAATCGGCGAGCTGCGCGGCAAGTTCAAGGACGCGATGAAGGAGCTGCGCAAGTCCAAGGGCGGGCGGCGCCACCTGAACGATCTGCCGTGGTACATCATGATCGGCCCGCCGGGTGCGGGCAAGACAACGGCCATTGTGAACTCCGGCCTGCAGTTCCCGCTGGCCGAGAAGATGGGCAAGGCCGCCATTGGCGGTGTTGGCGGCACCCGCAACTGCGACTGGTGGTTCACCAATGAGGCGGTGCTGATCGATACCGCCGGGCGCTATACCACGCAGGAGAGCGATGCCGAGGCCGACAATGCGGCCTGGCTGGGTTTCCTGGGGCTGCTCAAGAAATACCGCAAGCGGCAGCCGATCAACGGGGCGATCATTGCGATCTCTCTGTCGGATCTGTCCTTGCAGGATGAGATCACCCAGAAAAGCCACGCCGCCGCCGTGCGCCGCCGCCTGGCGGAGCTGCGCGAGAAACTAGGCGTGCGCTTCCCGGTTTATGTGCTGTTCACCAAGGCCGACCTGATTGCCGGCTTCCAGGAGTTTCATGACTCTTTGGGCAAGGAGGACCGCGAGCAGGTCTGGGGCTTCACGCTGCCCTTGCCCAAGGGCAAGAAGGAACAGCCGCCTATTGCCGGGTTCGACGAGGAATTCGGCCTGCTGCTGGGGCAGATCAACGCGCAGCTGCTGGAGAAGATGCAGACCGAGACCGACCATCAGCGCCGGGCGCTGATTGCCGGCTTCCCGGCGCAGGTCGCCTCGATGCGCAGGGTGGCGCGCGAGTTCCTGATGGAGGTGTTCCAGGACAACCGCTATGAGCAGCGCCAGATGCTGCGCGGGGTTTATTTCACCTCCGGCACCCAGGAAGGCACGCCGATCGACCGCCTGATGCTGGGCATGGCGCAGACCTTTGGCATCGGCCGCCAGGCGATTGGAACCGGGCAGGGGACCGGGCGCAGCTTCTTCCTGACCCGGCTGTTCGAAAGCGTGATGTTCCCGGAGGCCGGGCTGGTGTCGGCGGACGACAAGGTCGAACGCCGCTATCGCTGGACGCGGCGGATTGCGATAGCGGCCACTGTGCTGGTTGCGATTGCGATGGGGGGGCTTTGGGTGCGCTCCTACCTCAAGAACACTGATCTGATTGCCCAGGCTGAAGGCCAGGTCGCGGCTTATCAGGCCGCCGCGGCTGAGCTGCCGCCGAGCCCGGTTGGCGATACCGACCTGGTGCCGGTGTCGGCGGCGCTGAACAGTTTGCGCGACATGCCGGGCAATCCGGTTCTGGCTGACCCGGAGCCTGAGGGTGCCATGACCTATGGCCTGTATCAGGGCGAGGTGATCGGCACCCAGGCGGCGCAGACCTACCGGGGGGCGCTGAACCGGCGCTTGCTGCCGCGGCTGCTGGTGCGGCTGGAGCAGCAGATCGAAGGGAATATGAACAACCCCGACACCCTGTATGAAGCGCTGAAGATCTACCTGATGCTGGGCCTGCAGGGGCCGATGAACCCCGATCTGGTCAAAGAGTGGATGCGCCTTGACTGGGAAAACATTGCCTATCCCGGCATCGCCCGCAATCAGCTGCGCGCCGACCTGATGGACCATTTGACGGCGTTGCTGTCACAGCCGATGGAGGAGATCGCCCTGAACGGCCCGCTGATCGCCCAGGCACAGAACATCCTGTCGGAGATGCCGCTGGCCCAGCGGGTCTATAACGGCATCCTGAACTCGCAGCAGGCGACTGCACTGCCGAAATGGCGGATCACCGATGTGGGCGGGCCGTCGGTCAAGCGGGTGCTGGTCAGGAGTTCCGGCAAGCCGTTGAACGACGGGATCGAGGGCATCTTTACCTATGACGGCTTCCACAACGTGTTCCTGCCGGAAGCAGTCAGCGTTGCGGAGCGGGTTCACCGGGAGGCCTGGGTGCTGGGTGAGCAGAGCGAGGCGGCGCAGAACGAGGCAGTGCTGCTGAAGCTCAGCCGCGATGTGCTGGATCTCTACTACAACGACTACATCAGCCGCTATGACCAGATCCTGGGCGATATCGACATTGTGCCGCTGGAATCGCTGTCCCATGCAGTGGAAGTTACCAATGTTCTGTCCGGGCCGACCTCACCGATCGTCAATATTCTGACCGACGTCAGCAACGAAACCCGGCTGAATGAGGACAAGTCGCTTCTGGATGCGGGCACGCTTGCTGCGGGTGCCCAGAACGTGGCTGCGATCGAGGCGCGTACGAACCTGTCGATCCAGGGCCAGATCCTGCTGGAGGCGCTGGTCGGCTCTGCCGAAAATGCGCCCGGCCAGGCGGCCAAGCCGCCGGGCGCCTATGTGCAGGAACGGTTCCAGTGGCTGTATGACCTGGTCAACCGCCCCGAAGGCCAGCCGTCGCAGCTGGATGACCTGATGGGGCAGCTGCAGCTGGTCTATCAGGAGCTGAACAAGATGTCCTTCTCTGGCGTTGCGAACGGCGGCGAGAGCGGCCAGGCTCTGTTGCAGTTCCAGCAAACCGCCAGCCGCATGGGCGGGCCGCTGCCCCGCTGGGCAACTCAGGTGTCGGCGGGCTCGTCCGGGATCACCTCGGAGGGCACCCGAGCCTCGATCAACGCGCGCTGGCAATCGGCGGTGCTGCCGTTCTGCGAGCAGGCGCTGGCCAACCGTTATCCGTTCAACCGCTCGGCGCGCGCCGATGTGGCGATGGCAGATTTCGCCAAGCTGTTCTCGCCGAACGGGATGATCGACAGTTTCTTCAATGAAAACCTGCTGAAATACGTCGACACCCGCAGCCGCCCCTGGACCTGGAAGCGCGTCAATGACGTGGATCTGGGCATCAGCCCCGCAGTGCTGCAGCAGATGCAGTATGCGTCGGAGATCAAGGAAGCGTTTTTTGCCGGCGGCGCGCAGCCGGCGGTGAATTTTCAGATCACCGTCAACGCGCTGGACCCCAAGGCCAAGGAGGTGCTGCTGGAGATCGACGGCACCAAGGTGGCCTATAACCACCGCTCCGGCGCGCCGACGCCGGTGGCTGTGACCTGGCCGGGGTCTGTCGGGCTGGCGCGGCTGACGCTGCTGCCGCAGAAACGCGACGCTGAAAATGTGCTGTCGCGGGACGGGCCCTGGGCCTGGTTCCGGCTGCTGGACGCGGCGGAGGTGCGGCGCACCAATGTCTCCGACCGGCGGCGGGTGAACTTCCGCGTCGGCGGGCGGCTGGCGCTGTTCGAGCTGCAGTCCGGGTCCGTGATCAACCCCTTCGCCCTGCCGGCCATGGCGAAGTTCAGCTGCCCGAAGTCGATGTGA
- a CDS encoding serine/threonine protein kinase: MLESRPGDLFQPGDLLNNTYRIECLLGRGGTSDVYKARSEISGNLVALKVLKQELAANEDFTVLMAREENIREIRHAAVVRYSENHRTPDGHIYLLMDYVDGPGLDKRLKQGPMAAEDLMVICRRVAQGLQAAHARNIVHRDLSPDNIILRGGDPAEAVIIDFGIAKDTNPGAQTIVGNEFAGKYSYAAPEQMSGNTDARSDIYSLGALLLANFRGAAPKLGANPMEVVENKQKPLDTDGLPEPLKTLIERMCAPDPADRFQNAGEVLAFLDNPDGGGLDDLLDAPNEDATIIVPKASKPAPASPPASKPAPDKARKNGGGGLWAALAILLLLGGGGAGAYFGGFLDSVLDPGYPEVRPYSFIAEKPADGPVEIVGNVPSETVRDALLAVSQDADLTLASGAIADTWGADVLDTVRPLEGLREWRLVISNNKARLTGTTDDTNVAEMLNELFRNGLPGALEGNAEIRFELPVLPVAEVKAIMDSFADCGPLARQGNGHFDGYGPADPILISGRVASTATRLELFDALRALAHERQVVLDVEVLNDSLCVVEQHLPKAPPGGAAVEFAVGGDTVEPNPSGRFFVGENPVIDVVLPDDVTDGYLTVSILDVSGNVFHLLPNISREDNAVSSLRGGETGDVPVRVAYSLEESAANGGIAFKVDDSTLGKSKVLVLHSAEPLFDGMRPTSESAVGFAEALKASYEADSSRIRSLDSRVLVTAKP; this comes from the coding sequence ATGCTTGAATCGCGCCCTGGCGACTTGTTCCAGCCGGGTGATCTGCTCAACAACACCTACAGGATCGAATGCCTGCTGGGCCGCGGCGGCACGTCCGACGTGTACAAGGCGCGTTCGGAAATTTCTGGCAACCTGGTTGCCCTGAAGGTGCTGAAGCAGGAACTCGCCGCCAATGAGGATTTTACCGTCCTGATGGCGCGCGAGGAGAACATCCGTGAAATCCGCCATGCGGCGGTGGTGCGGTATTCTGAAAACCACCGCACGCCGGACGGCCACATCTACCTGCTGATGGATTATGTTGACGGCCCTGGCCTCGACAAGCGCCTGAAGCAGGGGCCGATGGCCGCCGAAGACCTGATGGTGATCTGCCGCCGGGTGGCCCAGGGCCTGCAGGCGGCCCACGCCCGCAATATCGTCCACCGCGACCTCAGCCCGGACAACATCATCCTGCGCGGCGGCGACCCGGCCGAAGCCGTGATCATCGACTTCGGCATCGCCAAGGACACCAACCCCGGCGCCCAGACCATTGTCGGGAATGAATTTGCCGGCAAGTACTCCTATGCCGCGCCGGAGCAGATGAGCGGTAATACAGACGCCCGCTCAGACATTTATTCGCTGGGCGCGCTCTTGCTTGCCAACTTCCGCGGCGCCGCGCCCAAGCTGGGCGCCAACCCGATGGAAGTTGTGGAAAACAAGCAGAAGCCGCTGGACACCGATGGTTTGCCTGAGCCGCTCAAGACCTTGATTGAACGGATGTGCGCACCGGATCCTGCGGACCGGTTCCAGAACGCAGGCGAAGTTCTGGCTTTCCTCGACAATCCCGACGGCGGCGGTCTGGACGATTTGCTGGATGCCCCGAACGAAGACGCCACCATCATTGTGCCGAAGGCCAGCAAGCCGGCCCCAGCTTCTCCGCCGGCCTCCAAGCCCGCGCCGGACAAAGCAAGGAAGAACGGCGGCGGCGGGCTCTGGGCAGCGCTGGCCATTCTTCTGCTGCTGGGCGGCGGCGGTGCGGGTGCCTATTTCGGCGGTTTCCTCGACAGTGTTCTGGACCCCGGCTACCCGGAAGTGCGCCCCTATTCCTTCATTGCCGAGAAACCCGCCGATGGCCCGGTCGAAATTGTCGGGAATGTGCCGTCTGAGACGGTGCGGGATGCGCTGCTGGCGGTGTCTCAGGATGCCGACCTCACTTTGGCATCCGGCGCGATTGCCGACACCTGGGGCGCCGACGTTCTGGATACCGTAAGGCCGCTGGAAGGCCTGCGCGAATGGCGTCTGGTCATCAGCAACAACAAGGCCCGGCTGACCGGCACCACGGATGACACCAACGTGGCGGAGATGCTGAACGAGCTGTTCCGCAACGGATTGCCCGGGGCCTTGGAGGGCAATGCCGAAATCCGCTTTGAGCTGCCGGTGCTGCCGGTTGCAGAGGTCAAGGCAATCATGGACAGCTTTGCGGATTGCGGGCCGCTGGCGCGCCAGGGCAATGGCCATTTCGACGGCTACGGCCCCGCTGACCCGATCCTGATCAGCGGCCGGGTTGCCAGCACCGCTACCCGGCTGGAACTGTTCGATGCGCTGCGTGCGCTGGCCCATGAACGTCAGGTGGTCCTGGATGTCGAAGTGCTGAATGACTCGCTCTGCGTGGTTGAACAGCACCTGCCCAAAGCCCCGCCCGGCGGCGCCGCAGTGGAATTCGCCGTCGGTGGCGACACTGTGGAACCCAACCCGTCCGGCCGCTTCTTTGTTGGCGAAAACCCGGTGATCGACGTGGTGCTGCCGGATGACGTGACCGACGGGTATCTGACCGTCTCGATCCTTGATGTATCGGGCAATGTGTTCCACCTTCTGCCCAATATCTCGCGCGAGGACAACGCTGTTTCCAGCCTCCGCGGCGGTGAAACCGGGGATGTCCCTGTGCGGGTCGCATACAGCCTGGAAGAGTCCGCCGCCAACGGCGGCATCGCCTTTAAGGTCGACGACAGCACTCTGGGCAAAAGCAAGGTTCTGGTGCTGCATTCCGCAGAGCCTTTGTTTGACGGCATGCGCCCGACCTCGGAAAGCGCGGTGGGGTTTGCGGAGGCGCTGAAGGCCAGCTACGAGGCGGATTCGAGCCGCATCCGGTCTCTCGACAGCCGCGTCCTGGTCACTGCCAAGCCCTGA
- the tssK gene encoding type VI secretion system baseplate subunit TssK yields the protein MSWDSKVLWTEGLFLQPHHFQQSDRYNEALVSGLARRLSPYAWGVNGLEIDHEALKIGQFAVKSCEGLTHDGTVFRVPMADPHPPAMEVPTTVKDCIVYLTVPQRRQGATEVDLSGAERSASRLRPDAVEVTDVTSTERKPVQLDVGKMRLQFALEVDDLADLLAIPVARIIEVRPDKEIVLDQAFIPSCLDVRAAPALSGFLRELEGLLAHRMEALAGRLSEAGGARGVADVSDFMLLAVVNRMLPQVRHLRNIENLHPERLFTACAGLAGELSVFMSTEKQAPEFPPYTHDNLVECFAPVIRVLRQYLSSVLEQTAIPIKLEARKYGISVGVIADRKLLGNAGFVLAVSADIAAEDVRKHFSGQAKIGPVEEIRQLVNSALPGITLRPLPVAPRQIPYHSGVVYFEMDADSPYWRKMTTSGGIAVHVSGQYPGLKMELWAIRNA from the coding sequence GTGTCCTGGGACAGCAAGGTACTTTGGACGGAGGGGCTGTTTCTGCAGCCGCACCATTTCCAGCAGTCCGACCGTTACAACGAGGCGCTGGTGTCCGGGCTGGCGCGGCGGCTGAGCCCCTATGCCTGGGGCGTGAACGGACTGGAGATCGACCATGAGGCGCTGAAGATCGGCCAGTTTGCGGTGAAGTCCTGCGAGGGTCTGACCCATGACGGCACCGTGTTCCGGGTGCCGATGGCGGATCCGCATCCGCCGGCAATGGAAGTCCCGACCACCGTCAAGGACTGCATCGTCTACCTGACCGTGCCGCAGCGCCGGCAGGGCGCGACCGAGGTCGATCTGAGCGGTGCCGAACGTTCGGCCAGCCGACTGCGCCCGGACGCGGTGGAAGTGACCGATGTGACCTCCACCGAGCGCAAGCCGGTGCAGCTGGACGTCGGCAAGATGCGCCTGCAATTCGCGCTGGAGGTGGATGATCTGGCCGACCTGCTGGCGATCCCCGTGGCGCGCATCATCGAAGTGCGCCCGGACAAGGAGATCGTGCTGGACCAGGCCTTTATCCCGTCCTGCCTGGATGTGCGGGCCGCGCCTGCACTCAGCGGGTTCCTGCGCGAGCTGGAAGGGCTGCTGGCGCATCGGATGGAGGCGCTGGCGGGCCGCCTGTCCGAGGCGGGCGGCGCCCGCGGTGTCGCGGATGTGTCGGATTTCATGCTGCTGGCCGTGGTCAACCGGATGCTGCCGCAGGTGCGCCACCTGCGCAACATCGAGAACCTGCACCCGGAACGGCTGTTCACCGCCTGCGCAGGTCTGGCGGGGGAGCTGTCGGTGTTCATGTCCACCGAAAAACAGGCGCCGGAGTTTCCGCCCTATACCCATGACAATCTGGTGGAATGCTTCGCACCGGTCATTCGGGTGCTGCGCCAGTATCTGAGCTCTGTGCTTGAGCAGACCGCAATTCCGATCAAGCTGGAAGCGCGTAAATACGGCATCTCGGTGGGTGTCATCGCCGACCGCAAGCTGCTGGGCAACGCGGGCTTTGTGCTGGCGGTCAGTGCCGACATCGCGGCCGAGGACGTGCGCAAGCATTTCTCGGGCCAGGCCAAGATCGGCCCCGTGGAAGAAATCCGCCAGCTGGTGAACTCAGCCCTGCCGGGGATCACGCTGCGCCCGCTGCCGGTGGCGCCGCGGCAGATCCCCTACCATTCCGGTGTGGTCTATTTCGAGATGGATGCGGACAGCCCCTATTGGCGCAAGATGACCACCTCGGGCGGCATCGCGGTGCATGTGTCGGGACAGTATCCGGGGCTCAAGATGGAGCTTTGGGCGATCCGTAATGCATAA
- a CDS encoding PP2C family serine/threonine-protein phosphatase yields the protein MNQLRKYRYSAQTHVGLKRKVNEDSVLALPEHDIWLVADGMGGHDAGDFASRLIADAVAMIPLGLDPAARMHALREAIQNAHKAIRAEAAARGGGTIGSTVAALIMANQHFVGLWAGDSRIYRLRDGHIEMLTEDHSAVAEYVLAGKMTWDEAEQHPHSNAITRAVGVGDELEIDKIRGGTEPGDRFLVCSDGLTKYATFQILEDVLGSAPLETVGDQLIQIALTGGGADNITAVVIDVL from the coding sequence ATGAACCAGCTGCGCAAATACCGTTATTCCGCGCAGACCCATGTGGGGCTCAAGCGCAAGGTCAATGAAGATTCCGTACTGGCGCTGCCGGAGCATGATATCTGGCTGGTGGCCGATGGCATGGGCGGTCATGATGCGGGCGATTTTGCCAGCCGGCTGATCGCCGATGCGGTGGCGATGATCCCGCTGGGCCTGGACCCGGCGGCGCGGATGCATGCGCTGCGCGAGGCGATTCAGAATGCCCATAAGGCGATCCGGGCCGAGGCCGCCGCCCGCGGCGGCGGCACCATCGGGTCGACCGTTGCTGCGCTGATCATGGCGAACCAGCATTTTGTCGGTCTCTGGGCCGGGGACAGCCGGATCTACCGGCTGCGCGATGGCCATATCGAGATGCTGACAGAGGATCATTCCGCCGTGGCGGAATATGTGCTGGCGGGCAAGATGACCTGGGACGAAGCCGAACAGCACCCGCATTCCAACGCCATCACCCGAGCCGTGGGGGTCGGGGACGAGCTGGAGATCGACAAGATCCGCGGCGGCACGGAGCCCGGCGACCGGTTCCTGGTTTGCTCGGACGGGCTGACCAAATACGCCACATTCCAGATCCTGGAGGATGTGCTGGGCAGCGCGCCCCTGGAAACGGTGGGGGATCAGCTGATCCAGATTGCTCTGACCGGCGGCGGGGCGGACAACATAACCGCCGTAGTGATCGACGTTCTGTAA